In Acidobacteriota bacterium, the DNA window GAAGACGCTCGACCGCACCATGCTGCTGGGCATCATGGATTCGATCGTGCCCGGCTGTTCCCTCTTCGCCGGGTGCGAGATCCTCTGGGGCCTTCCGGGCGGAAAGCCGGTGGCGATCGAGATCCCCCACAGCCACGATTTCGACGAGGTCATCGGCTTCGCGGGGACCAACCGGAACTACCCGCGCGACCTCTGCGGCGAGATCGAGTTCCACATCGGGGGGGAGACGCACACCCTCACCAAAACCTGCCTCCTCTTCGTCCCCAGGGGGGTGGAACACTGCCCCGTGGTCTTCAAGAGGATCGACACCCCGATCTTCATGTTCGAGGCGGCCAACCACCAGCAGTACGTAAAGAAGCTGTAAGGCGGGAGCGAACCATGAATAGA includes these proteins:
- a CDS encoding cupin domain-containing protein; protein product: MTESKYGKYIVTEDLMPPEPEAWVRSMEDQAREGKTLDRTMLLGIMDSIVPGCSLFAGCEILWGLPGGKPVAIEIPHSHDFDEVIGFAGTNRNYPRDLCGEIEFHIGGETHTLTKTCLLFVPRGVEHCPVVFKRIDTPIFMFEAANHQQYVKKL